A region from the Ursus arctos isolate Adak ecotype North America unplaced genomic scaffold, UrsArc2.0 scaffold_6, whole genome shotgun sequence genome encodes:
- the HSF1 gene encoding heat shock factor protein 1 isoform X12: MDLPVGPGAAGPSNVPAFLTKLWTLVSDPDTDALICWSPSGNSFHVFDQGQFAKEVLPKYFKHNNMASFVRQLNMYGFRKVVHIEQGGLVKPERDDTEFQHPCFLRGQEQLLENIKRKVTSVSTLKNEDIKIRQDSVTKLLTDVQLMKGKQESMDSKLLAMKHENEALWREVASLRQKHAQQQKVVNKLIQFLISLVQSNRILGVKRKIPLMLNDSSPAHSMPKYGRQYSLEHIHGSGPYSAPSPAYSSSSLYSPDAVASSGPIISDITELAPSSPLASPGGSVDERPLSGSPLVRVKEEPPSPPRSPRVEEASPGHPSSVVEIPLSPTALIDSILRESEPAPTTPATPLTDAGGRHPSPSPPPASAPEKCLSVACLDKTELSDHLDAMDSNLDNLQTMLTSHGFSVDTSALLDLFSPSVTVPDMSLPDLDSSLASIQELLSPQEPPRPLEAENSSPDSGEPSPEPLPCPSPASPPASALTQPPPPGKQLVHYTAQPLFLVDPGSVDMGSSDLPVLFELGEGSYFSEGDDYTDDPTISLLTGSEPSKAKDPTVS; this comes from the exons ATGGATCTGCCCGTGGGCCCCGGCGCGGCGGGGCCCAGCAACGTCCCGGCCTTCCTGACCAAGCTGTGGACCCTCGTGAGCGACCCGGACACCGACGCGCTTATCTGCTGGAGCCCg AGCGGGAACAGCTTCCACGTGTTCGACCAGGGCCAGTTTGCCAAGGAGGTGCTGCCCAAGTACTTCAAGCACAACAACATGGCCAGCTTCGTGCGGCAGCTCAACATGT ACGGCTTCCGGAAGGTGGTCCACATTGAGCAGGGTGGCTTGGTCAAGCCAGAGAGGGACGACACTGAGTTCCAGCACCCGTGCTTCCTGCGTGGCCAGGAGCAGCTCCTCGAGAACATCAAGAGGAAAGTGACCAGT GTATCCACTCTGAAGAATGAGGACATAAAGATTCGCCAGGACAGTGTCACCAAGCTGCTGACCGACGTGCAGCTCAtgaaggggaagcaggagagcaTGGACTCCAAACTCCTGGCCATGAAGCA TGAGAACGAGGCCCTGTGGAGGGAGGTGGCCAGCCTGCGGCAGAAGCACGCCCAGCAGCAGAAGGTCGTCAACAAG CTCATCCAGTTCCTCATCTCACTGGTGCAGTCGAACCGGATCCTGGGGGTGAAGAGGAAAAT CCCCCTGATGCTGAACGACAGCAGTCCGGCACATTCCATGCCCAAGTACGGCCGGCAGTACTCCCTGGAGCACATCCATGGCTCGGGCCCCTACTCG GCTCCTTCCCCGGCCTACAGCAGCTCCAGCCTCTACTCCCCAGATGCCGTTGCCAGCTCCGGACCCATCATCTCTGACATCACCGAACTGGCCCCCAGCAGTCCCTTGGCCTCCCCAGGCGGAAGCGTGGACGAGAG GCCACTGTCCGGCAGCCCCCTGGTACGCGTCAAGGAGGAGCCCCCCAGCCCTCCTCGGAGCCCCCGGGTGGAGGAGGCCAGTCCTGGACACCCATCCTCTGTCGTGGAGATACCCTTGTCCCCAACCGCCCTCATTGACTCCATCCTGCGGGAAAGCGagcctgcccccaccaccccggCCACACCCCTCACGGATGCAGGGGGCCGCCACCCCTCACCCTCGCCCCCACCTGCCTCGGCCCCTGAGAAGTGCCTCAGCGTAGCCTGCCTGGACAA GACTGAGCTCAGTGACCACTTGGACGCCATGGACTCCAACCTGGACAACCTGCAGACCATGCTGACGAGCCACGGCTTCAGTGTGGACACGAGCGCCCTGCTGGAT CTGTTCAGCCCCTCGGTGACCGTGCCCGACATGAGCCTGCCCGACCTTGACAGCAGCCTGGCCAGC ATCCAGGAGCTCCTCTCTCCCCAGGAGCCGCCCAGGCCCCTTGAGGCAGAGAATAGCAGCCCCGACTCAGGTGAGCCAAGCCCTGAgcctctgccctgcccttccccagcttcCCCACCCGCCAGTGCCCtgacccagcccccacccccagggaagcAGCTGGTGCACTACACGGCGCAACCCCTGTTCTTGGTGGACCCGGGCTCCGTGGATATGGGAAGCAGCGACCTGCCCGTGCTGTTCGAGCTGGGGGAGGGTTCCTACTTCTCGGAGGGGGACGACTACACAGATGACCCCACCATCTCCCTGCTGACGGGCTCTGAGCCCTCCAAAGCCAAGGACCCCACTGTCTCCTAG
- the HSF1 gene encoding heat shock factor protein 1 isoform X18, whose protein sequence is MDLPVGPGAAGPSNVPAFLTKLWTLVSDPDTDALICWSPSGNSFHVFDQGQFAKEVLPKYFKHNNMASFVRQLNMYGFRKVVHIEQGGLVKPERDDTEFQHPCFLRGQEQLLENIKRKVTSVSTLKNEDIKIRQDSVTKLLTDVQLMKGKQESMDSKLLAMKHENEALWREVASLRQKHAQQQKVVNKLIQFLISLVQSNRILGVKRKIPLMLNDSSPAHSMPKYGRQYSLEHIHGSGPYSAPSPAYSSSSLYSPDAVASSGPIISDITELAPSSPLASPGGSVDERPLSGSPLVRVKEEPPSPPRSPRVEEASPGHPSSVVEIPLSPTALIDSILRESEPAPTTPATPLTDAGGRHPSPSPPPASAPEKCLSVACLDKTELSDHLDAMDSNLDNLQTMLTSHGFSVDTSALLDLFSPSVTVPDMSLPDLDSSLASIQELLSPQEPPRPLEAENSSPDSGKQLVHYTAQPLFLVDPGSVDMGSSDLPVLFELGEGSYFSEGDDYTDDPTISLLTGSEPSKAKDPTVS, encoded by the exons ATGGATCTGCCCGTGGGCCCCGGCGCGGCGGGGCCCAGCAACGTCCCGGCCTTCCTGACCAAGCTGTGGACCCTCGTGAGCGACCCGGACACCGACGCGCTTATCTGCTGGAGCCCg AGCGGGAACAGCTTCCACGTGTTCGACCAGGGCCAGTTTGCCAAGGAGGTGCTGCCCAAGTACTTCAAGCACAACAACATGGCCAGCTTCGTGCGGCAGCTCAACATGT ACGGCTTCCGGAAGGTGGTCCACATTGAGCAGGGTGGCTTGGTCAAGCCAGAGAGGGACGACACTGAGTTCCAGCACCCGTGCTTCCTGCGTGGCCAGGAGCAGCTCCTCGAGAACATCAAGAGGAAAGTGACCAGT GTATCCACTCTGAAGAATGAGGACATAAAGATTCGCCAGGACAGTGTCACCAAGCTGCTGACCGACGTGCAGCTCAtgaaggggaagcaggagagcaTGGACTCCAAACTCCTGGCCATGAAGCA TGAGAACGAGGCCCTGTGGAGGGAGGTGGCCAGCCTGCGGCAGAAGCACGCCCAGCAGCAGAAGGTCGTCAACAAG CTCATCCAGTTCCTCATCTCACTGGTGCAGTCGAACCGGATCCTGGGGGTGAAGAGGAAAAT CCCCCTGATGCTGAACGACAGCAGTCCGGCACATTCCATGCCCAAGTACGGCCGGCAGTACTCCCTGGAGCACATCCATGGCTCGGGCCCCTACTCG GCTCCTTCCCCGGCCTACAGCAGCTCCAGCCTCTACTCCCCAGATGCCGTTGCCAGCTCCGGACCCATCATCTCTGACATCACCGAACTGGCCCCCAGCAGTCCCTTGGCCTCCCCAGGCGGAAGCGTGGACGAGAG GCCACTGTCCGGCAGCCCCCTGGTACGCGTCAAGGAGGAGCCCCCCAGCCCTCCTCGGAGCCCCCGGGTGGAGGAGGCCAGTCCTGGACACCCATCCTCTGTCGTGGAGATACCCTTGTCCCCAACCGCCCTCATTGACTCCATCCTGCGGGAAAGCGagcctgcccccaccaccccggCCACACCCCTCACGGATGCAGGGGGCCGCCACCCCTCACCCTCGCCCCCACCTGCCTCGGCCCCTGAGAAGTGCCTCAGCGTAGCCTGCCTGGACAA GACTGAGCTCAGTGACCACTTGGACGCCATGGACTCCAACCTGGACAACCTGCAGACCATGCTGACGAGCCACGGCTTCAGTGTGGACACGAGCGCCCTGCTGGAT CTGTTCAGCCCCTCGGTGACCGTGCCCGACATGAGCCTGCCCGACCTTGACAGCAGCCTGGCCAGC ATCCAGGAGCTCCTCTCTCCCCAGGAGCCGCCCAGGCCCCTTGAGGCAGAGAATAGCAGCCCCGACTCAG ggaagcAGCTGGTGCACTACACGGCGCAACCCCTGTTCTTGGTGGACCCGGGCTCCGTGGATATGGGAAGCAGCGACCTGCCCGTGCTGTTCGAGCTGGGGGAGGGTTCCTACTTCTCGGAGGGGGACGACTACACAGATGACCCCACCATCTCCCTGCTGACGGGCTCTGAGCCCTCCAAAGCCAAGGACCCCACTGTCTCCTAG
- the HSF1 gene encoding heat shock factor protein 1 isoform X1 — protein sequence MDLPVGPGAAGPSNVPAFLTKLWTLVSDPDTDALICWSPRVSQQSGNSFHVFDQGQFAKEVLPKYFKHNNMASFVRQLNMYGFRKVVHIEQGGLVKPERDDTEFQHPCFLRGQEQLLENIKRKVTSVSTLKNEDIKIRQDSVTKLLTDVQLMKGKQESMDSKLLAMKHENEALWREVASLRQKHAQQQKVVNKLIQFLISLVQSNRILGVKRKIPLMLNDSSPAHSMPKYGRQYSLEHIHGSGPYSAPSPAYSSSSLYSPDAVASSGPIISDITELAPSSPLASPGGSVDERPLSGSPLVRVKEEPPSPPRSPRVEEASPGHPSSVVEIPLSPTALIDSILRESEPAPTTPATPLTDAGGRHPSPSPPPASAPEKCLSVACLDNLARAPQMSGVARLFPCPSSLHGRVQPGTELSDHLDAMDSNLDNLQTMLTSHGFSVDTSALLDLFSPSVTVPDMSLPDLDSSLASIQELLSPQEPPRPLEAENSSPDSGEPSPEPLPCPSPASPPASALTQPPPPGKQLVHYTAQPLFLVDPGSVDMGSSDLPVLFELGEGSYFSEGDDYTDDPTISLLTGSEPSKAKDPTVS from the exons ATGGATCTGCCCGTGGGCCCCGGCGCGGCGGGGCCCAGCAACGTCCCGGCCTTCCTGACCAAGCTGTGGACCCTCGTGAGCGACCCGGACACCGACGCGCTTATCTGCTGGAGCCCg CGTGTCTCCCAGCAGAGCGGGAACAGCTTCCACGTGTTCGACCAGGGCCAGTTTGCCAAGGAGGTGCTGCCCAAGTACTTCAAGCACAACAACATGGCCAGCTTCGTGCGGCAGCTCAACATGT ACGGCTTCCGGAAGGTGGTCCACATTGAGCAGGGTGGCTTGGTCAAGCCAGAGAGGGACGACACTGAGTTCCAGCACCCGTGCTTCCTGCGTGGCCAGGAGCAGCTCCTCGAGAACATCAAGAGGAAAGTGACCAGT GTATCCACTCTGAAGAATGAGGACATAAAGATTCGCCAGGACAGTGTCACCAAGCTGCTGACCGACGTGCAGCTCAtgaaggggaagcaggagagcaTGGACTCCAAACTCCTGGCCATGAAGCA TGAGAACGAGGCCCTGTGGAGGGAGGTGGCCAGCCTGCGGCAGAAGCACGCCCAGCAGCAGAAGGTCGTCAACAAG CTCATCCAGTTCCTCATCTCACTGGTGCAGTCGAACCGGATCCTGGGGGTGAAGAGGAAAAT CCCCCTGATGCTGAACGACAGCAGTCCGGCACATTCCATGCCCAAGTACGGCCGGCAGTACTCCCTGGAGCACATCCATGGCTCGGGCCCCTACTCG GCTCCTTCCCCGGCCTACAGCAGCTCCAGCCTCTACTCCCCAGATGCCGTTGCCAGCTCCGGACCCATCATCTCTGACATCACCGAACTGGCCCCCAGCAGTCCCTTGGCCTCCCCAGGCGGAAGCGTGGACGAGAG GCCACTGTCCGGCAGCCCCCTGGTACGCGTCAAGGAGGAGCCCCCCAGCCCTCCTCGGAGCCCCCGGGTGGAGGAGGCCAGTCCTGGACACCCATCCTCTGTCGTGGAGATACCCTTGTCCCCAACCGCCCTCATTGACTCCATCCTGCGGGAAAGCGagcctgcccccaccaccccggCCACACCCCTCACGGATGCAGGGGGCCGCCACCCCTCACCCTCGCCCCCACCTGCCTCGGCCCCTGAGAAGTGCCTCAGCGTAGCCTGCCTGGACAA TTTGGCTCGCGCTCCACAGATGTCTGGGGTCGCCcgcctcttcccctgcccctcctctctgcatGGCCGAGTCCAGCCAGG GACTGAGCTCAGTGACCACTTGGACGCCATGGACTCCAACCTGGACAACCTGCAGACCATGCTGACGAGCCACGGCTTCAGTGTGGACACGAGCGCCCTGCTGGAT CTGTTCAGCCCCTCGGTGACCGTGCCCGACATGAGCCTGCCCGACCTTGACAGCAGCCTGGCCAGC ATCCAGGAGCTCCTCTCTCCCCAGGAGCCGCCCAGGCCCCTTGAGGCAGAGAATAGCAGCCCCGACTCAGGTGAGCCAAGCCCTGAgcctctgccctgcccttccccagcttcCCCACCCGCCAGTGCCCtgacccagcccccacccccagggaagcAGCTGGTGCACTACACGGCGCAACCCCTGTTCTTGGTGGACCCGGGCTCCGTGGATATGGGAAGCAGCGACCTGCCCGTGCTGTTCGAGCTGGGGGAGGGTTCCTACTTCTCGGAGGGGGACGACTACACAGATGACCCCACCATCTCCCTGCTGACGGGCTCTGAGCCCTCCAAAGCCAAGGACCCCACTGTCTCCTAG
- the HSF1 gene encoding heat shock factor protein 1 isoform X5, with protein sequence MDLPVGPGAAGPSNVPAFLTKLWTLVSDPDTDALICWSPRVSQQSGNSFHVFDQGQFAKEVLPKYFKHNNMASFVRQLNMYGFRKVVHIEQGGLVKPERDDTEFQHPCFLRGQEQLLENIKRKVTSVSTLKNEDIKIRQDSVTKLLTDVQLMKGKQESMDSKLLAMKHENEALWREVASLRQKHAQQQKVVNKLIQFLISLVQSNRILGVKRKIPLMLNDSSPAHSMPKYGRQYSLEHIHGSGPYSAPSPAYSSSSLYSPDAVASSGPIISDITELAPSSPLASPGGSVDERPLSGSPLVRVKEEPPSPPRSPRVEEASPGHPSSVVEIPLSPTALIDSILRESEPAPTTPATPLTDAGGRHPSPSPPPASAPEKCLSVACLDNLARAPQMSGVARLFPCPSSLHGRVQPGTELSDHLDAMDSNLDNLQTMLTSHGFSVDTSALLDLFSPSVTVPDMSLPDLDSSLASQIQELLSPQEPPRPLEAENSSPDSGKQLVHYTAQPLFLVDPGSVDMGSSDLPVLFELGEGSYFSEGDDYTDDPTISLLTGSEPSKAKDPTVS encoded by the exons ATGGATCTGCCCGTGGGCCCCGGCGCGGCGGGGCCCAGCAACGTCCCGGCCTTCCTGACCAAGCTGTGGACCCTCGTGAGCGACCCGGACACCGACGCGCTTATCTGCTGGAGCCCg CGTGTCTCCCAGCAGAGCGGGAACAGCTTCCACGTGTTCGACCAGGGCCAGTTTGCCAAGGAGGTGCTGCCCAAGTACTTCAAGCACAACAACATGGCCAGCTTCGTGCGGCAGCTCAACATGT ACGGCTTCCGGAAGGTGGTCCACATTGAGCAGGGTGGCTTGGTCAAGCCAGAGAGGGACGACACTGAGTTCCAGCACCCGTGCTTCCTGCGTGGCCAGGAGCAGCTCCTCGAGAACATCAAGAGGAAAGTGACCAGT GTATCCACTCTGAAGAATGAGGACATAAAGATTCGCCAGGACAGTGTCACCAAGCTGCTGACCGACGTGCAGCTCAtgaaggggaagcaggagagcaTGGACTCCAAACTCCTGGCCATGAAGCA TGAGAACGAGGCCCTGTGGAGGGAGGTGGCCAGCCTGCGGCAGAAGCACGCCCAGCAGCAGAAGGTCGTCAACAAG CTCATCCAGTTCCTCATCTCACTGGTGCAGTCGAACCGGATCCTGGGGGTGAAGAGGAAAAT CCCCCTGATGCTGAACGACAGCAGTCCGGCACATTCCATGCCCAAGTACGGCCGGCAGTACTCCCTGGAGCACATCCATGGCTCGGGCCCCTACTCG GCTCCTTCCCCGGCCTACAGCAGCTCCAGCCTCTACTCCCCAGATGCCGTTGCCAGCTCCGGACCCATCATCTCTGACATCACCGAACTGGCCCCCAGCAGTCCCTTGGCCTCCCCAGGCGGAAGCGTGGACGAGAG GCCACTGTCCGGCAGCCCCCTGGTACGCGTCAAGGAGGAGCCCCCCAGCCCTCCTCGGAGCCCCCGGGTGGAGGAGGCCAGTCCTGGACACCCATCCTCTGTCGTGGAGATACCCTTGTCCCCAACCGCCCTCATTGACTCCATCCTGCGGGAAAGCGagcctgcccccaccaccccggCCACACCCCTCACGGATGCAGGGGGCCGCCACCCCTCACCCTCGCCCCCACCTGCCTCGGCCCCTGAGAAGTGCCTCAGCGTAGCCTGCCTGGACAA TTTGGCTCGCGCTCCACAGATGTCTGGGGTCGCCcgcctcttcccctgcccctcctctctgcatGGCCGAGTCCAGCCAGG GACTGAGCTCAGTGACCACTTGGACGCCATGGACTCCAACCTGGACAACCTGCAGACCATGCTGACGAGCCACGGCTTCAGTGTGGACACGAGCGCCCTGCTGGAT CTGTTCAGCCCCTCGGTGACCGTGCCCGACATGAGCCTGCCCGACCTTGACAGCAGCCTGGCCAGC CAGATCCAGGAGCTCCTCTCTCCCCAGGAGCCGCCCAGGCCCCTTGAGGCAGAGAATAGCAGCCCCGACTCAG ggaagcAGCTGGTGCACTACACGGCGCAACCCCTGTTCTTGGTGGACCCGGGCTCCGTGGATATGGGAAGCAGCGACCTGCCCGTGCTGTTCGAGCTGGGGGAGGGTTCCTACTTCTCGGAGGGGGACGACTACACAGATGACCCCACCATCTCCCTGCTGACGGGCTCTGAGCCCTCCAAAGCCAAGGACCCCACTGTCTCCTAG
- the HSF1 gene encoding heat shock factor protein 1 isoform X6 → MDLPVGPGAAGPSNVPAFLTKLWTLVSDPDTDALICWSPRVSQQSGNSFHVFDQGQFAKEVLPKYFKHNNMASFVRQLNMYGFRKVVHIEQGGLVKPERDDTEFQHPCFLRGQEQLLENIKRKVTSVSTLKNEDIKIRQDSVTKLLTDVQLMKGKQESMDSKLLAMKHENEALWREVASLRQKHAQQQKVVNKLIQFLISLVQSNRILGVKRKIPLMLNDSSPAHSMPKYGRQYSLEHIHGSGPYSAPSPAYSSSSLYSPDAVASSGPIISDITELAPSSPLASPGGSVDERPLSGSPLVRVKEEPPSPPRSPRVEEASPGHPSSVVEIPLSPTALIDSILRESEPAPTTPATPLTDAGGRHPSPSPPPASAPEKCLSVACLDNLARAPQMSGVARLFPCPSSLHGRVQPGTELSDHLDAMDSNLDNLQTMLTSHGFSVDTSALLDLFSPSVTVPDMSLPDLDSSLASIQELLSPQEPPRPLEAENSSPDSGKQLVHYTAQPLFLVDPGSVDMGSSDLPVLFELGEGSYFSEGDDYTDDPTISLLTGSEPSKAKDPTVS, encoded by the exons ATGGATCTGCCCGTGGGCCCCGGCGCGGCGGGGCCCAGCAACGTCCCGGCCTTCCTGACCAAGCTGTGGACCCTCGTGAGCGACCCGGACACCGACGCGCTTATCTGCTGGAGCCCg CGTGTCTCCCAGCAGAGCGGGAACAGCTTCCACGTGTTCGACCAGGGCCAGTTTGCCAAGGAGGTGCTGCCCAAGTACTTCAAGCACAACAACATGGCCAGCTTCGTGCGGCAGCTCAACATGT ACGGCTTCCGGAAGGTGGTCCACATTGAGCAGGGTGGCTTGGTCAAGCCAGAGAGGGACGACACTGAGTTCCAGCACCCGTGCTTCCTGCGTGGCCAGGAGCAGCTCCTCGAGAACATCAAGAGGAAAGTGACCAGT GTATCCACTCTGAAGAATGAGGACATAAAGATTCGCCAGGACAGTGTCACCAAGCTGCTGACCGACGTGCAGCTCAtgaaggggaagcaggagagcaTGGACTCCAAACTCCTGGCCATGAAGCA TGAGAACGAGGCCCTGTGGAGGGAGGTGGCCAGCCTGCGGCAGAAGCACGCCCAGCAGCAGAAGGTCGTCAACAAG CTCATCCAGTTCCTCATCTCACTGGTGCAGTCGAACCGGATCCTGGGGGTGAAGAGGAAAAT CCCCCTGATGCTGAACGACAGCAGTCCGGCACATTCCATGCCCAAGTACGGCCGGCAGTACTCCCTGGAGCACATCCATGGCTCGGGCCCCTACTCG GCTCCTTCCCCGGCCTACAGCAGCTCCAGCCTCTACTCCCCAGATGCCGTTGCCAGCTCCGGACCCATCATCTCTGACATCACCGAACTGGCCCCCAGCAGTCCCTTGGCCTCCCCAGGCGGAAGCGTGGACGAGAG GCCACTGTCCGGCAGCCCCCTGGTACGCGTCAAGGAGGAGCCCCCCAGCCCTCCTCGGAGCCCCCGGGTGGAGGAGGCCAGTCCTGGACACCCATCCTCTGTCGTGGAGATACCCTTGTCCCCAACCGCCCTCATTGACTCCATCCTGCGGGAAAGCGagcctgcccccaccaccccggCCACACCCCTCACGGATGCAGGGGGCCGCCACCCCTCACCCTCGCCCCCACCTGCCTCGGCCCCTGAGAAGTGCCTCAGCGTAGCCTGCCTGGACAA TTTGGCTCGCGCTCCACAGATGTCTGGGGTCGCCcgcctcttcccctgcccctcctctctgcatGGCCGAGTCCAGCCAGG GACTGAGCTCAGTGACCACTTGGACGCCATGGACTCCAACCTGGACAACCTGCAGACCATGCTGACGAGCCACGGCTTCAGTGTGGACACGAGCGCCCTGCTGGAT CTGTTCAGCCCCTCGGTGACCGTGCCCGACATGAGCCTGCCCGACCTTGACAGCAGCCTGGCCAGC ATCCAGGAGCTCCTCTCTCCCCAGGAGCCGCCCAGGCCCCTTGAGGCAGAGAATAGCAGCCCCGACTCAG ggaagcAGCTGGTGCACTACACGGCGCAACCCCTGTTCTTGGTGGACCCGGGCTCCGTGGATATGGGAAGCAGCGACCTGCCCGTGCTGTTCGAGCTGGGGGAGGGTTCCTACTTCTCGGAGGGGGACGACTACACAGATGACCCCACCATCTCCCTGCTGACGGGCTCTGAGCCCTCCAAAGCCAAGGACCCCACTGTCTCCTAG
- the HSF1 gene encoding heat shock factor protein 1 isoform X15: MDLPVGPGAAGPSNVPAFLTKLWTLVSDPDTDALICWSPRVSQQSGNSFHVFDQGQFAKEVLPKYFKHNNMASFVRQLNMYGFRKVVHIEQGGLVKPERDDTEFQHPCFLRGQEQLLENIKRKVTSVSTLKNEDIKIRQDSVTKLLTDVQLMKGKQESMDSKLLAMKHENEALWREVASLRQKHAQQQKVVNKLIQFLISLVQSNRILGVKRKIPLMLNDSSPAHSMPKYGRQYSLEHIHGSGPYSAPSPAYSSSSLYSPDAVASSGPIISDITELAPSSPLASPGGSVDERPLSGSPLVRVKEEPPSPPRSPRVEEASPGHPSSVVEIPLSPTALIDSILRESEPAPTTPATPLTDAGGRHPSPSPPPASAPEKCLSVACLDKTELSDHLDAMDSNLDNLQTMLTSHGFSVDTSALLDLFSPSVTVPDMSLPDLDSSLASIQELLSPQEPPRPLEAENSSPDSGKQLVHYTAQPLFLVDPGSVDMGSSDLPVLFELGEGSYFSEGDDYTDDPTISLLTGSEPSKAKDPTVS, encoded by the exons ATGGATCTGCCCGTGGGCCCCGGCGCGGCGGGGCCCAGCAACGTCCCGGCCTTCCTGACCAAGCTGTGGACCCTCGTGAGCGACCCGGACACCGACGCGCTTATCTGCTGGAGCCCg CGTGTCTCCCAGCAGAGCGGGAACAGCTTCCACGTGTTCGACCAGGGCCAGTTTGCCAAGGAGGTGCTGCCCAAGTACTTCAAGCACAACAACATGGCCAGCTTCGTGCGGCAGCTCAACATGT ACGGCTTCCGGAAGGTGGTCCACATTGAGCAGGGTGGCTTGGTCAAGCCAGAGAGGGACGACACTGAGTTCCAGCACCCGTGCTTCCTGCGTGGCCAGGAGCAGCTCCTCGAGAACATCAAGAGGAAAGTGACCAGT GTATCCACTCTGAAGAATGAGGACATAAAGATTCGCCAGGACAGTGTCACCAAGCTGCTGACCGACGTGCAGCTCAtgaaggggaagcaggagagcaTGGACTCCAAACTCCTGGCCATGAAGCA TGAGAACGAGGCCCTGTGGAGGGAGGTGGCCAGCCTGCGGCAGAAGCACGCCCAGCAGCAGAAGGTCGTCAACAAG CTCATCCAGTTCCTCATCTCACTGGTGCAGTCGAACCGGATCCTGGGGGTGAAGAGGAAAAT CCCCCTGATGCTGAACGACAGCAGTCCGGCACATTCCATGCCCAAGTACGGCCGGCAGTACTCCCTGGAGCACATCCATGGCTCGGGCCCCTACTCG GCTCCTTCCCCGGCCTACAGCAGCTCCAGCCTCTACTCCCCAGATGCCGTTGCCAGCTCCGGACCCATCATCTCTGACATCACCGAACTGGCCCCCAGCAGTCCCTTGGCCTCCCCAGGCGGAAGCGTGGACGAGAG GCCACTGTCCGGCAGCCCCCTGGTACGCGTCAAGGAGGAGCCCCCCAGCCCTCCTCGGAGCCCCCGGGTGGAGGAGGCCAGTCCTGGACACCCATCCTCTGTCGTGGAGATACCCTTGTCCCCAACCGCCCTCATTGACTCCATCCTGCGGGAAAGCGagcctgcccccaccaccccggCCACACCCCTCACGGATGCAGGGGGCCGCCACCCCTCACCCTCGCCCCCACCTGCCTCGGCCCCTGAGAAGTGCCTCAGCGTAGCCTGCCTGGACAA GACTGAGCTCAGTGACCACTTGGACGCCATGGACTCCAACCTGGACAACCTGCAGACCATGCTGACGAGCCACGGCTTCAGTGTGGACACGAGCGCCCTGCTGGAT CTGTTCAGCCCCTCGGTGACCGTGCCCGACATGAGCCTGCCCGACCTTGACAGCAGCCTGGCCAGC ATCCAGGAGCTCCTCTCTCCCCAGGAGCCGCCCAGGCCCCTTGAGGCAGAGAATAGCAGCCCCGACTCAG ggaagcAGCTGGTGCACTACACGGCGCAACCCCTGTTCTTGGTGGACCCGGGCTCCGTGGATATGGGAAGCAGCGACCTGCCCGTGCTGTTCGAGCTGGGGGAGGGTTCCTACTTCTCGGAGGGGGACGACTACACAGATGACCCCACCATCTCCCTGCTGACGGGCTCTGAGCCCTCCAAAGCCAAGGACCCCACTGTCTCCTAG